The DNA segment GCCACAATACCAATTGGTCGGGCAACTGCTGGTAGGTTAAAAACATATTCAGGCAAACCGCCAGCATCAGCACGGGAAATAACGAGCCAATCAGATAACAGGTTTTTTCTGTGGTCTGTACCACATCCGGCCATTTCATTTCCTTATAAACCAACAGTTGAATAATCAAAGTATAAAAAACAGCAACCACCGCAGCTTCAGTAGCGGTAAAAAAACCACTGTAAATACCACCTAAAACCAAAGCAGGAGCTGACAAGGCAAGGATACTGCGTTTAAACGTATACCAGAGCTCAATCGAATATTTTCCCGTTGGCATATGACGGCAAACCAATAATACATAGATTGAGATCAGCAAGGTCAATACAAAGGCAGGGCCAAAGCCCGCCAAAAATAAATCAACGATAGACGCCTTGGTCATCACGCCATATAAAATTAACGGAATACTGGGCGGAATAATAATACCCAAAGTACCTGCCGCACAAAGCACACCTATCGACAGACGCTTGGGGTAACCCGCGGCTATCAACGCGGGATACAACACACTACCCACCGCTAACAATGTAACGGTAGACGAACCGGACATGGCGGCAAATACCGCACAGGCCAACACTGCCGACAGAGCTAAACCACCGGGAACAATAATGGTCAGCTCGCGCAAAAAATCCGTAATCCGTTTTGCCATTGAGCCGGCACTCATTAAGTTACCCGCCAGCAAATACAGAGGAATCGATAGCAAGACTTCCTTGTTTAGCGCACCCCAGGCATCGAGGATAATAAAGCGCAATTCACTGTCACTAAAAAAATAATAACTGTAGGCCAATACCGCCGCCAAAATTACCATCACTGGCTGGCGCAGCAACAAGAGCGCAAGGACTAAAACCAATAAGCCAAATACCAACATGCCTCAACCCACCTCGCTGTTAGCAGGTTGTAACTCAGGAAATAGCGCAAACAGAAAATAGCGAATACAGGCTAGACCAAAGGCCAGCGGCAATAAACTTTGTACCGGCCAGACCGGCGTTTGCAGCACGGTGGAAAGCTCAGCCAGGGCATAGGTCTCCAACACCAGCTGCAGCGACAAAACAAAAAAGAACAGAAACAATAGCGCCGTTACCAGAGGCTGCAGCCTAAGCATCAGCGGCTCCCAGCCAGCAGGCAGCCAGTGATCTGCAAACCGGGGCCGCAGATGTGAGCCATGGGCAGAGGCCAGGCCGATACCGATCATAGAGACCACAATATTGGCATAGACACCGGTTTGATGCGCCCAGGCCAGGCCATTGCCCAGAAAAGTACGCAACATCACGTCTACAAACAACACCAACGCCAGCACCGCCAGTGCCGATAGGCAGAACAAGCGCTCTAACCGGCCAAGGCCAGCAAGGAAAGATTGTGCAGTTAACAAGGTATAGCCGTCCTAATTGATGAGACCCCGGGCTTAAAAGCCATTATTTTTATCGCGTATGGGCCAGAGGTCGCATTTTAACGCCATCGAAAGCAGAAATTAAGCGAATATTTCCATGCTCAATTTGAAGTTATTGCTACAATTATACAATTGTCACTCTATTTCTGGCGAAGATAGCCGATAACAATACCTGACAAGCCATACCCGGGCGCAAATAACCGCGTGCGCAACCTTAAACAAACAGCACTCTGCGAGAGAAACCATGCCATTATTTTCATCTAGCTTGCTTGGACGCACCCTATTACCGGTAGGAGTCGCCGGCATTATTATTCTAGCCGTGATCCATTTTGCGCTTGAAACCATCAATATAGCCACTGTGGCTATCGCAGCAGTGCTATTAATCGCAGTCGC comes from the Oceanicoccus sagamiensis genome and includes:
- a CDS encoding TRAP transporter large permease, producing the protein MLVFGLLVLVLALLLLRQPVMVILAAVLAYSYYFFSDSELRFIILDAWGALNKEVLLSIPLYLLAGNLMSAGSMAKRITDFLRELTIIVPGGLALSAVLACAVFAAMSGSSTVTLLAVGSVLYPALIAAGYPKRLSIGVLCAAGTLGIIIPPSIPLILYGVMTKASIVDLFLAGFGPAFVLTLLISIYVLLVCRHMPTGKYSIELWYTFKRSILALSAPALVLGGIYSGFFTATEAAVVAVFYTLIIQLLVYKEMKWPDVVQTTEKTCYLIGSLFPVLMLAVCLNMFLTYQQLPDQLVLWLSQYIDTRPTFLLLSNVLLLLTGSIIDIGSAILILAPLLKPIANSLDFNTIHFGIMMIVNLEIGYLTPPMGLNLIIAMSAFNESFLEVCKAAVPFILLMMLGLLIVALVPQLSLFLI
- a CDS encoding TRAP transporter small permease, encoding MLTAQSFLAGLGRLERLFCLSALAVLALVLFVDVMLRTFLGNGLAWAHQTGVYANIVVSMIGIGLASAHGSHLRPRFADHWLPAGWEPLMLRLQPLVTALLFLFFFVLSLQLVLETYALAELSTVLQTPVWPVQSLLPLAFGLACIRYFLFALFPELQPANSEVG